The Candidatus Defluviibacterium haderslevense DNA window AATCAATCCTGTCCAAATGATGTAATGTAACATACTACTTTTTTTTCGATTTGTCTTTCAATTGACTTAATAGTTTATTGATTTCAACTTCCGTAAGCTTCTCTTCTGTAACCAGGAAGGAAACGAGTTCTTCAGGTTTATTGCTGAAATAATGTCTAATCATAGATTTGATTTTCATTGCGGCATATTGATTTTTAGAAACTATAGCAAAGTATTCATACGTTTTTCCATAAGCTTTGAAATTCAAATATTTTTTGTCAACCAGGATCCGCAAGAACGTGGAGACAGTAGTTGGTGCTGGCATATTATCATCTAATTGATGATTCCGAAAGTACTCCATGATCTGACTCATAGTACACGGACCAATTTTCCAAATGATTTGAATAATGTTTTCTTCACCCGGCGTGAGCATATTGATTGATTTCATAATTCAAATATACTATAAAATTAATCTATGAACTAAAAATTTAGTTTATAAAAATAAATATTTATATTATATATTTATATTTTCTTATAAATTAATTATTTATAATTGTAAATATTATTTAATATGATGTCTAGATAGTTACTGGATTCAGATTTTGACTTTAAGCCTCTCAAGTTGTCTAATTTTTATTTCGCCCATGCATCTCTGGCCTCTGGCACTTGCCACACCGATTGATTATTCTCCAGGCTGTTGAACATGGGCAGCCATTCAGCAGGTCCACCCGAATTCATGAGAATATCGTAACGTCTTAATTGAAGAATAGGATTCAATGGATTAATGAGCACTGGGCAGGCTTCTACGCAAGCATTGCAGGAAGTACATGCATAAATTTCTTCTTTGGTAATTAAGTCAAATAGAGATTTACCATCATCAAACGATTTTGGGTCTCCATTTGATATATGCTGTCTTGCCAGTATTAAATGACCGACTTCTTCTGTTCGATCCCTGATATCCATCATCACTTTACGAGGGCTTAATTTTTTGCCGGTCAAATTAGCTGGACAAACGTCTGTACATCGTCCACATTCGGTACAAGTATAAGCTTCTAATAAAGTTCGCCATCCCAATTGTTGTATGTCTTTTGCCCCAAAGATTTCTTCTTCAGCAACATCTGCTTTTTGTTCCAATCCAATCATGCCTCTAACTTCATTTTCTATGCTTGGCATATTGGACATAACACCTCTGGGATTAAGCCGACTATAATAACTATTTGGAAAGGCTAAAAATATATGTAAGTGTTTAGAGTGAGGTAAATAAAGCATAAAACCAAATACAATAAATATATGCAACCACCATCCCATACGTTCCAATATAATGAGCCAATCTGAAGATAATGGACTTAAAATATGTTGACCAAAATAAGAGGATAAATAAAAGGTTCCAGTAGCCGGGTAATGATCCGTACCTAATGATTGTAACACTTGGTCAGCTCCATTCATCAAAAAGATACTAATCACGAGTACAATTTCTCCCATTAATATCAAATTAGCATCCAGGGAAGGCCACCCCTTAAGTTCTGGTTTTTGGAATCTTATTAATTTTAAAATATTTCTTCGATACAAAAAGATGAAAGTTGCCACCAAAGCAAGAAAAGAAAGCATCTCAATGGCGTTAATCGCAATAGGGTAGAGGATACCTATATGATTCGAAATGGCTCTGTGATGACCGGAAAAACCATCGATAAAAATCTCAATCAATTCTACCTGGGTAAGCAAAAAGGCCACATAAATAAAGAAATGGAATATTCCTGCAATGGGTCTGGTAAACATTTTCTTTTGGCCTAATGCAAACAGAATCATATTTCTAGTTCGCGAGGAAGAAGTGCCCTCTAATGGCTCATCCTTACCTAATTGTATATTCGTATAGATTTGGTAAAATTTCCGAATGGCTTTGTTAAACACCAGTATACAAATTATGCTAAAGCAGATCTGCTGAATCATATTCAAAGATTAATTTCAGTTAAGGTATTATTTTTGCAACTTTGAACCAATTATTCATAAATTAGTCCTCAAAGTAACATGATAATTCTGAATCAGCGTCAAATCCAACAAAAAATTAAGCGTATGGCCATTGAAATTTTTGAGGCCCATGCTGATGAATCGACTATTGTTTTGGCCGGAATTAATAGCAAAGGCCTTGTTTTGGCTCATTTGATAGCACAAGAAATTGAACAATTAAGTTCACTGAAAGCTACTATTTGTAATCTAAGCATCAATCCAGCAGAACCTTTAAAACATCCCATAAGCTTGAGTCTGGAACATAAATTGTTAAAAAACAAGGTTATGATTTTAGTCGATGATGTTTTAAATACAGGACGTACTATGTTTTTTGGTTTTAAACCTATTATGGATGTCATTCCTAAAAAAGTAGAAATCTGTGTTCTTATAGAACGAATGCATAAGTCATTTCCAATCCGGGCGGATTATGTAGGAATGAAATTAGCCACCACCATTAAGCAAAACATTGAGGTTTATTTTGATCAGTCTGTTGCATTGGAAGTGCAACTCACTTAAACTAGCATTAATTTAAAGCTAGCTTTGCAGTAGCGTATCCCAGATCATACAATTCCTGAGTAGGTTTAAGATCAAAACGACTGTATTTAGCTATTTCTACTGTTTCGATGAGTATATCCGTCAATTTTTTCTGTGCTGTAGTATGATTGTCTACTGATAATTCTAAGACCCGGCTGATTAAATTAAAATAGCCATTAAGCTTGTCATTCGTAGAGACACCAATAGGCATAAGATTTACCGCGATAATTTGATCACAAAATTCGCGGATAGGCTGTACAGGAAGATTGAGCAAAATGCCCCCGTCTAAATAAAAGGATTCATTCATTTCTACAGGTCTGAAAACCAATGGTACGGCGCATGAGGCTACAACCCTTTTGTAAATTTCACCTGAAGAAAAGATTTCAAGTTTTCCTGAATTCAAATTGGTCGCAGTAATATATAATGGAATGTGCAATGAAGAAAAATCATTTATGGGTATAAATTGTTCCAACATTTCATGAACATATTTCAAATCTGAAATTCCATTTTTTGGATATTTAATTGAAAAAAAATCATACCATTTCGTTTTCAATAAAGTATCCAACATAGTCGCGGGGCTAACTCCTGCTGAATACAAACACCCAATGATTGCACCTACACTGGTTCCTGAAATAATGTCTGGTTTAATGTTAGCTTCTTCTAGGGCTTGCAATACACCTATGTGAAATGCTCCTCGAGCGCCTCCTCCGGAAAGTACAAGTCCAATTTTCATGGTTTTATTTAACCATTAATTTTAATGTTTTTTGTTTATGATCACCAATTAACTGAAGTGCATAAATACCAGATTGCAATTGAATATCCAATTTAGAATCAATAGTTTTACTTTCTAACAGTTTGCCATCTAAACTTAAAATATGAACAGTAGAATAATCATTGATTTTACCAATAAAGTATACGTAATCTGCACAAGGTTGAGGTGATAATTGGACATCAGCACCCGGATTTAAATCTTGATTTGACGTACTAAAACTAAGATCCCTCAAATATCGTGGAATGATTTGATAATCTTCGGTAAATGGATTTGTAGCATCGAATTGACTTCCTATACCGGTTACATTAACTCGATTACCTCCCAAGGCAGTATTAGCAATATCAGTGTTGTCATCGATTCTCATAACAAACTCTTTAGTCCCATTCGAAATTCTAACATTAAATCCGGCGCCACCACCTATCCAGTCTGAAGGATTTACAATGATCATATTATTCATTTTCACCAGATTCGATTCCGTATTCTCATCCAATACAGTAGTGATTGTGGGTGTCTTGAGTGTATTATTACTTGAATTTACCCAAATGGTATCCAGGTTAATTTGAGTTAGACCTCTAAATTGTTCTATTTTTCCTTGTACTGTAACTTCATCACCCTCCTTAACAGTATATCCGAAGTTTTTGGTAGTAGAAAAAACACCAATTCCATCAGATGGATCTATAATGGTGAATTGTAAACCAGATGTCCCTAAATAGTCGATTCCATAGACTACACCCTTTAATTCGCACTTTGTCCCAATTGAATCTGCCACACCTGAACTTGGATTTATACCTGTAACTTTAGAGATACCATATTTAGGATAAAATTTACTTGCAGGAATGTATGGGCTGATGTCAGTGGTATACCGGGGCATTAATTGATACCCTTCATTATAAGGCGAACTGGGGTCATTTTGCCAACCCAATCCTGTGATATCAAAAGTTCCTGATGGTGGCTCTTTTGTTAATAAATCACAATCATTGTCTATTCTGACATCAAAATTGGCAATGCCATTGGTTACTTTCACTGTAAATCCTAACGGATTATTGGTCCATTGTACCGGATTGACCAATTGTGCATTTCGAATTTTTACCAATTGTGCTTCTGTGTTTTCGCTTAAAGCCAGGATGGGTTGTGCAGTACTTAATGTATTGTTGGTTGCGATTTTAATGATTGTATCAGCCTGAATTTCAATAAGTCCATTGAATTGGATGACGGTGCCTCTCACTGCAATTCGGTCACCTTCCTTAACAGTGTATGAGAAACTGGCATTAGCATTGAATACGACAATACCATCATCAAATTTGTCAATTAAAACAAACTGCAGTCCTGCTGGTCTAAAGTTTATACCATGAACAACCCCTTCCAGTTGGCATTGAACATTTAATGAATCCACTTCGCCGTTATTGTTTACAGAACTGATCAGACCGACCGGATAACTTGGATATTGAGAATTTCTGGGTTTTACGATGATCTTACCTTTCATTTGGTTTGGATGTTGATCGCATTGATAATTATATTCTCCTAGAAGGTCAAATCGTTTAATAAATGTCCAATTACCGATCGTAGGTGGGCCATTTATAAATCCTTCAGGGTTATTGGGAAAAGTTGCATTGCTTGCATTTACATTATGAGTTCCACTCACATTTTTCCATTCCACATGTTCACCTACAAAGATTTCTAAATTGTTAGGCGTAAATGCAAAATCCGATGATTCTATAGTATAATTGGCACATTCTACATTATTTGCTTTGCCGGGTGTAGCAAATATTTTGAGTCCATCTATGGTTTTGTTGGTATTGGTGGTTGATCCTTTCCAATATTCTGATCTTGAATTATCAGCTGTAGTTCTGCATAATTCCAACGAAGAGCCATTTCCGTCAGCTAATGCAGGCCAGCCATTAACATCATAATAATGTACGCTATCTATAGGTATTCCATTTTGATCTTTGAGAGTGATCACTTCGTTGTCATTGCGCAAAGCACCTGAAGTCCATTCTAATGCCTTGAATCCAAAAACCGAGTCAAAAGCAGCTGCATTTCCACAAATAAGAAAATAGGATTTGGGATTAATGAAGGTATCTGGGAAAATGATATTGACCGCATCATCTATAATATAATCCTTTAAACTTAGAACGCTGTTTGACGTATTATACAATTCAATATATTCAAGTCTGTCATTTCCAGCTTCTGGAGGATTGTACATGATTTCATTAATTATAATTTGACCATTTACATTTAAAAGGAACAAATTAAAAAAACAAATAATGTGAACTAATTTTCTCATTTTCAGTAGTTTAATGAAGCAAAGGTAATTTAAATTAGCCGATTTTTCAATATTAAGGCTTTGGTTTTTTAAAGTTCAATTTCAATTCAATTTACCATGGTTTAATTAAAATTTAGTTCATTCACATTAAATCCAAGGATAAGATCATAGGTTGATTCCAAAGTAAATTTTTATTTTCAAGAATTTATTTACGAATTAATAGTCACAAGAAATATATCGATTGATTTTTTTTATTCTTGTCCTATTCTTAAAAAGCTAATTTTGGAATATTGAGAAGGATGCCTTGTGATTGATTGGTTAATGTTTATCTTTGCCATGGAAGTAAGGTAGTTCCATGAATCTGGCAGGCTTATAAATATGAAGAAAAAGCTTAAAATATTATTGAATAAAGAACAACTATCTCGTACTATTGATCGCCTATGTTATCAATTAATAGAACATCATAACCACTTTTCAGATTCATGTATTATTGGAATTCAAAACAAAGGGGTTTTATTGGCCAAACGAATCCAAAATAGAATAGAAGAAATTGAAAACATCGACAACATTCCATATGGTAAATTGGATATAACTTTTTTTAGAGATGACTTCAAAACTTCTGATAAAATTCCAAATCCTTCCAGCACAGAAATTAATTTCTTAGTTGAAAATAAACGTGTCATTTTAGTAGATGATGTATTGTATACCGGTAGGACGATACAGGCTGCATTGCAAGCATTGAACCATTTTGGAAGGCCAAAGTCAGTGGAATTGGTCGTTTTGGTAGATCGCAGATTTAATCGTCATTTGCCCATTCAGGCTGATTATGTTGGTCTCAGAGTGGATGCTTTAGACGAAGCTTACGTCAGATTGGAATTTGAAGAAGAAGAAGGACAAGATAGGGTATTGATTTATGATGCAGGACAAGTAGCGGTATGACAGAACAAAAATTATCTACACGACATCTAATTGGTATAAAAAATTTAACGGTTGAAGATATTCAAACGATTTTACAAACATCAGCTCAATTCAAAGAAGTACTCCAAAGACCTATTAAGAAAGTTCCATCACTTCGAGATGTGACTATAGCTAATATGTTTTTCGAAAATTCTACCCGAACCAAATTATCTTTTGAACTTGCTGAGAAACGACTTTCTGCGGATATCATTAATTTTTCTTCTTCAGGATCATCAGTGAGTAAAGGTGAAACGCTGCTGGATACCGTGCAAAATATTTTGGCCATGAAGGTGGACATTATAGTTCTCAGGCATTCATCCGTAGGCGCTGCAAAATTCATAGCAGATCGGGTTAAGGCTCAGGTAGTCAATGCTGGTGACGGAACCCATGAACACCCTACACAAGCTCTGTTAGATGCCTACTCGATACAAGAAGCTTTAGGATACATTAAAGGGGCCAACGTGGCCATAATCGGAGATATACTCCACTCAAGAGTTGCATTGTCTAATATCATTTGTTTAAATAAATTGGGTGCTAAAGTTACCGTATGCGGGCCACCAACACTCATTCCTAAATTTATTCAATCCCTTGGAGTACATGTGGATTATGATTTAGATCGGGTTCTCAACCATTGTGATGTAGCGAATGTATTAAGAATCCAAACAGAGCGTATGGATTTACAGTATTTCCCCTCCGCCAATGAATACGCTCAGTTTTTTGGAATAAATAAAGCCAGATTAGACCAGTTGAATAAAAAGATAATACTCATGCACCCGGGGCCCATAAATAGAGGTGTTGAATTAAGCACAGATGCCGCAGATAGCGAACAATCTATTATTCTGGATCAAGTTGAAAATGGTGTTGCAGTGAGAATGGCAGTATTGTATTTATTGGCAAATCAAGGCAAAAACGTGTCTTAACTTTCGGTCCGGGCACTTTTTTGGAAACGTTAAGGTTATACTAATAATAGATGTACAACGTTTTTAATATGATACTTCTGTATAAATTTGTGTTGTAATTTGTACCATGTCCATGAACAAACTATTCATTACCTTAATTGGTCTATTTGGCTATTATAGCTTTCTGACAGCTCAAAAATATGAGATACATGTCAAGATTGAAGGCTATACTAATGATACCTTGTTACTTGGGTATCAATATGGTGATAAACAATATATTAAGGATACAGCGCTCATTAAAAAAGGTGAATTCGTATTTCAAGGCGATACTGCTCTAGAGTCCGGCATGTATTTGATTGTACTGCAACCCACACATGATTACTTCCAGATTTTAGTTGATTCTGATAAACAGAAATTCAGCATCTCATCGGACGTTAAAACGCTTAACGAATCCTTGAAATTTAAAGGATCAAAGCTGAATGATGAGTTCTATGATTATATTAATTACATAGGTATCCAAAAGAACAAGGCTGACAGTTTAGGTGATTTGTCGAAATTAGAGAAAGATCCTAAGGAAAAGGCTAAGTTGGAGCAGGCATTAACTAAAATTGATCAGGCTGTAAAAGATAAACAGGAGTCCATCATTAACAGAAAAGATAAAAGCCTCCTCGGTCTGCTCATTAATTGGAGCAAAGATGTTGAAATACCTAAATATGAAGGTACAGCAGATGAAATCAATGAAAAGTCCTTTTTATTTTACAAAACCCATTTTTTTGACGGGGGAGATTTTTTGGATGATAGGTCATTGCGATTGCCATTATTTGCTTCTAAAGTGAATCGATACCTTGAAAAACTAACCATTCAGGTGCCTGATTCCATTAATGCTGCATTGGATTTTATTTTATCAAAGTGTAAAGAAGGTTCTGAAATTTATAAATATGTATTGTCCAATAGTTTGAATACCTATGCCAATTCCAAATATGTAGGAATGGATGGAGTTTATGTCCATTTAGTGGAGCAATATTATGCTCAAGGCAAAGCGCCATGGATTCTGGAAGAGCCTTTAGCAAAAATGGTACAGGATGCCAAGTCCTTAAAACCATTACTTATTGACAAAATAGCTCCCAATATCACGGTTTATAAACAGGATTCTACGCCTATTAGTTTGCATGATATCAAGTCAGAATATACCTTATTGCTCATTTGGGCTCCAGATTGTGGACATTGTAAAGAATCCATGCCAGCAATTAAAAAATTTTATAGTGAGTATAAATCTAAAGGGGTAGAAATTTTTGCATTATGCTCCAAGACCGGGGATGTTAAAGCATGTTGGGATGGAGTTGAAACCCTTGGAATGAAAGATTGGATTAACACTACTGATCCTGAACATAAATCACGATTTAGGATCATTTATGACGTAAAAACAACACCACAAGTATATATTTTAGACAAAGACAAAAGAATCCTGACCAAGAAGATTGGAGCTGAACAATTGCCGGAAGTCATGGAAAAGTTATTTAGAATTAAAGCAAACGAAACCAAAGAAAAGTAGGGCTACAAAAATAATTTTTATTCAAATACTAACATATTACAAAAAAACGTAATATATTTGTATCTGATTTTGATTATTTAGTATTTAAAATACGACCAATGAAATGTTTTAAAACCTACGTCTCAGGACTTTACGTCCTATTTGGAGTATTATTAATGGCCTCTTGTTCAAAGGAAGTGCCCACGGTAAACTCTTCATCACTTGACCTTGCAGACAATGCTCTAGTAAGAGAATGGTATGACCTAAGTCTTCAGCTCATACCTAAATGCAATGGTTATTCCGAACCTATTGCCGCTAGATCCTTGACTTATGTATCTTATGCAATGTATGAGTCTTTGATCCTTGGTCTTCCTTCTTATAATTCGCTACAATTAAGAGCGGATGGGCTAAAAACTACTTTGCCCCAACCTGATCATCAGAAGGAGTATAACTGGGCGATAGTTGCAAATGAGGCAACTGCTTTTGTTGTGTATAACATGTATTTACCTTCGGGAAATAACATATTAAAAGTTGATGAGTTAAAAAATAATTTCAACCTAAAATATTCTAGTGGATTAACTACTGAAGTGGTTTCGAATTCTGTTGAATTGGGTAAAAGTATAGGTCGGGCTATTTATAAATATTCACTGACTGATGGACAGAATGAAGCCTTCTTATATAATTACCCAGATGACTATGTCTTAACTTCAGGCCCCGGACAATGGATTCCTTCTTCGCCAGACTATGAGCCAAAACCAATGTTGCCTTATTGGGGAAATGTAAGACCTACTATAAATGATAATATTCAAATTTCTTTAAGTAAAGATTTACAATATTCCACTTCACCGAATTCAACAATTTATGCTGAAGCTTTGGAAGTGTATAATTTAAGTCAGAATTTAACAAACGACCAAAAGGAGAGCCTTGAATATTGGAACCGTTATATGGATTCACATGCTACTGCATTGTGCCACAATATGCTTTTGACCATACAATTAGTAAAGGAACAACAATTGGATCTGCCGAAGACCCTTGAACTTATGGTTAGAATGTCATTTGCTATGCATGACGCCTATGTGGCAACATGGAATGTGAAGTATAAAATGAACCTCTTAAGAGTTTCTACTTATATTAAACAAAACATTAGTCGATTCTATATACCGGAAATGGCCTCCATGCCAGTTCCTGAATTTGTATCAGAATCTGCAGTGATCTATAGCCTGTCATCAGAAATTTTAGCAGCAACATTTGGACATCGTTTTCCTTATATGGATTACACCCAAAAAGATAGAAAAGACTTAAGATCTAAACAAAGATATTTTGAGTCTTTCGAACAAATGTCTAAAGAAGCTGCATACTCTGACATTTATGCCGGAGTTCATTTTAGATCCAGTATAGATGCAGGATATGATTTGGGTTTTGATATTGCACAACAACTGATCAAGTTCCCTTTAGCTTCAAAATAGGATTATTTTAAATTATATTAACCTGAGTAGTCCCGGTGCAATAGTTTGCATCGGGATTTTTTTTTAAATTTACTTTTCTGTACGCAGATACATATTTTTTAAAAGCAGAATTTGATAAAAGCCAAATCTTGCTTATGTAAATTTTTTTATTAGAATTGTTTGATATGATAATTAAAAGTCAGAAATCTTAGGTATTGAAAATTATACTCAATGGTTTGATATTTTTCAGTTGCAAAAGTATTTGATTGTGGATCATTTGATAAATTGTAATCAATATGTTTTATTTTGTTGAAGAAATATCCTAAGCGGAATCCGGTCTCAATGGAAACACTGAAACGTTCTGTAATTCGATATTTAATTCCAAAAAAGGGATTGGCAATAGGTCCAAAATTTCTCGTTTTTTGGTAAATTCTACCGTCCCCATTGGAAGAATAGTAATAATATGTTAAAGGTATATTATACGAATACTTAAGACCGAAATCTAAACCGTAATAAAAATTAAATCGTCCATAAAAATCGATATGTTCATAGCCGATTCCACATTCTATGAAATGGAATATTTTACCTTGATCAGTATTTGCAACTTTAATTGGTGAATTTTCGTCAAATTTAAAATCAGATTGCGTTGCTTGTGTTCCAGACAATGAAATCAGATACCGCAAATTATTGCTATAACTTATGGGCACCAACTTTCCAATCGTTTTTCTGGTTTTAAAAACCAAACCACTACTGGGACTTCCTCTCAATATACCTTTCACATCTAAACCTACTTCCCATTTATATTTTCGGTTATTAAATTTTAAAGAATCTTGTGTTTGCGAATAGGCAAGATTTGAAATGAGCAAACAAAATAAAACGGGTAAATTCTCAATGCGCATTATACAACTTTTTGTAAATGTAAAGAATTCCCTAAAAGTATATTGGAAATACAATCAAGTCATTAAAAATAAATTTAAAAGGGCTCATGTTATAGTAGACTCATTCAAGTCCATTATAACAACATGCTCAGTGGATTTTCCAAAAATCCTTTTAAGCTTTGGAGGAACTTAGCTCCAGTGGCTCCATCCACAGCTCTATGATCACAAGATAAAGTCACCTTCATACGGGATGAAATAACTATTTGATCATTTTTTACTGCAGGCTTTTTAGAAATGGAACCAACTGCAAGTATACAAGCATCGGGAGGATTAATGATGGCTGTAAAATCTTCAATATCAAACATTCCTAAATTAGATATGGTAAAAGTATTGCCTTGCATTTCATCTAAATTTAGTTTTCGGTCCTTAGCTCTGGTAGCTTTATCCTGAACTTCAGTATTGATTTGCTGTAATGATTTTTGGTCTGTATTCCGAATCACAGGGACCACTAAGCCATCTTCTATCGCAACAGCAACACCTATATGAATATCATTATGGTAGACCATGGTATCGCCCATCCAGGATACATTCATTCCTAAATTTTGTCTTATAGCAGCGGCGCTTGCTTTAACTATGATATCGTTGAATGATATTTTAGAACTCGAAATGGCATTGATTTGTGCACGAGCTGCTACACAAGCATCCATATCTATTTCTGTGGTTAAATAGAAGTGTGGTGCAGAAAATTTGCTTTCAGCAAGCCGGGATGCTATAATTTTTCGCATTTGACTGACCGCAACGACAGTATCCCCTTGACTTGGTGCTGCTATTGTGGATGCCTTAACTGCTCCTGATTTTGATGAAGCTAAATTGTTTTCTATATCTTTTTTGGTGATCCGGCCTTGATCTCCTGTTCCTTGAACTTTGTTTAAATCAATGCCAGCTTCTTTAGCTATAGATTTAGCCAATGGAGAGGCTTTAATTCTCGATTCAGTTGGTCCTGAAGTCGCAGCTTGTATCGGTTCAGTTGTCGGAGAGCTGCTTTTATCTGCTGTTATTGAAGGACTTACTGGCTTAGGCGTTTCAGCTGAATTACTTAATAAAGCACTGATGTCTTCTCCTTTTTTACCAATGATGGCAATGATCCCATCTACTGCTACATTTCCACTAGGAACTGCAATATGTAATAAAGTCCCATCCTGAAAAGCTTCAAGATCCATGGTTGCCTTATCCGTTTCCACTTCGGCTAGAATATCTCCTGGTTTTACGGTATCACCAACTTTTTTTAACCAACTTCTAATAACACCAATTTGCATGGTATCACTTAGTCTCGGCATTCGGATTATATCGGCCATATATATCTAATTTAGTTGATTAATCCATGTCGAAAGTGATGCATGGATTGAGCTAAATCGGAACAAAACTAATGGAATTTGTATAAATTATCATGGCTGTTTTTTAACGGCATGGTTCGGTCCGGGATTTTTTCGATTTATATATTAAAAAAAGTCCTAATTTTAGGCTTATGAAATACACATCGAAATTGATTGAAGAAGCTGTAGAATCATTGAGTTTGTTGCCTGGAATAGGTCGAAAGTCGGCATTGAGGTTAGCCCTTTTCCTGGCTCAGCAAGATCCACAAAAGGCAAAGCAAATAGGCAAATCGCTCATACAAATGGTCGAACATTTAAAGCAATGCAAACAATGTTCTGCTTATTCTGATGATGTGATTTGTGAGATTTGTGCGAATCCGACCCGAGATCAGACGACCATCTGCGTTGTAGAATCCATCAGGGATTTATTGGCTATAGAAGAAACCATGCAATTCAAAGGGCTTTATCATGTTTTAGGTGGATTAATATCTCCATTAGACGGTATTGGACCTGAACATTTAACCATCTCAGGGCTGGTACAAAGAATTAAAAACAATCCAATTAAAGAATTAATTATGGCTTTGCGCCCTTGCATTGAAGGCGATACAACCATTTATTATGTCTCCAAACTTGTAGATCCGAATGATGTAAAAATTAGTTTAATAGCCCGGGGCGTTTCGTTTGGTGCAGAATTGGAATTCGCCGATGAAATGACCATTAGTCGCTCTATTGCAACACGAAGTCCATATGTTCTTCACGATAAATCCGTC harbors:
- a CDS encoding aspartate carbamoyltransferase catalytic subunit, whose amino-acid sequence is MTEQKLSTRHLIGIKNLTVEDIQTILQTSAQFKEVLQRPIKKVPSLRDVTIANMFFENSTRTKLSFELAEKRLSADIINFSSSGSSVSKGETLLDTVQNILAMKVDIIVLRHSSVGAAKFIADRVKAQVVNAGDGTHEHPTQALLDAYSIQEALGYIKGANVAIIGDILHSRVALSNIICLNKLGAKVTVCGPPTLIPKFIQSLGVHVDYDLDRVLNHCDVANVLRIQTERMDLQYFPSANEYAQFFGINKARLDQLNKKIILMHPGPINRGVELSTDAADSEQSIILDQVENGVAVRMAVLYLLANQGKNVS
- a CDS encoding BlaI/MecI/CopY family transcriptional regulator yields the protein MKSINMLTPGEENIIQIIWKIGPCTMSQIMEYFRNHQLDDNMPAPTTVSTFLRILVDKKYLNFKAYGKTYEYFAIVSKNQYAAMKIKSMIRHYFSNKPEELVSFLVTEEKLTEVEINKLLSQLKDKSKKK
- a CDS encoding (Fe-S)-binding protein is translated as MIQQICFSIICILVFNKAIRKFYQIYTNIQLGKDEPLEGTSSSRTRNMILFALGQKKMFTRPIAGIFHFFIYVAFLLTQVELIEIFIDGFSGHHRAISNHIGILYPIAINAIEMLSFLALVATFIFLYRRNILKLIRFQKPELKGWPSLDANLILMGEIVLVISIFLMNGADQVLQSLGTDHYPATGTFYLSSYFGQHILSPLSSDWLIILERMGWWLHIFIVFGFMLYLPHSKHLHIFLAFPNSYYSRLNPRGVMSNMPSIENEVRGMIGLEQKADVAEEEIFGAKDIQQLGWRTLLEAYTCTECGRCTDVCPANLTGKKLSPRKVMMDIRDRTEEVGHLILARQHISNGDPKSFDDGKSLFDLITKEEIYACTSCNACVEACPVLINPLNPILQLRRYDILMNSGGPAEWLPMFNSLENNQSVWQVPEARDAWAK
- a CDS encoding lamin tail domain-containing protein; translated protein: MRKLVHIICFFNLFLLNVNGQIIINEIMYNPPEAGNDRLEYIELYNTSNSVLSLKDYIIDDAVNIIFPDTFINPKSYFLICGNAAAFDSVFGFKALEWTSGALRNDNEVITLKDQNGIPIDSVHYYDVNGWPALADGNGSSLELCRTTADNSRSEYWKGSTTNTNKTIDGLKIFATPGKANNVECANYTIESSDFAFTPNNLEIFVGEHVEWKNVSGTHNVNASNATFPNNPEGFINGPPTIGNWTFIKRFDLLGEYNYQCDQHPNQMKGKIIVKPRNSQYPSYPVGLISSVNNNGEVDSLNVQCQLEGVVHGINFRPAGLQFVLIDKFDDGIVVFNANASFSYTVKEGDRIAVRGTVIQFNGLIEIQADTIIKIATNNTLSTAQPILALSENTEAQLVKIRNAQLVNPVQWTNNPLGFTVKVTNGIANFDVRIDNDCDLLTKEPPSGTFDITGLGWQNDPSSPYNEGYQLMPRYTTDISPYIPASKFYPKYGISKVTGINPSSGVADSIGTKCELKGVVYGIDYLGTSGLQFTIIDPSDGIGVFSTTKNFGYTVKEGDEVTVQGKIEQFRGLTQINLDTIWVNSSNNTLKTPTITTVLDENTESNLVKMNNMIIVNPSDWIGGGAGFNVRISNGTKEFVMRIDDNTDIANTALGGNRVNVTGIGSQFDATNPFTEDYQIIPRYLRDLSFSTSNQDLNPGADVQLSPQPCADYVYFIGKINDYSTVHILSLDGKLLESKTIDSKLDIQLQSGIYALQLIGDHKQKTLKLMVK
- a CDS encoding phosphoribosyltransferase, translating into MIILNQRQIQQKIKRMAIEIFEAHADESTIVLAGINSKGLVLAHLIAQEIEQLSSLKATICNLSINPAEPLKHPISLSLEHKLLKNKVMILVDDVLNTGRTMFFGFKPIMDVIPKKVEICVLIERMHKSFPIRADYVGMKLATTIKQNIEVYFDQSVALEVQLT
- a CDS encoding patatin-like phospholipase family protein → MKIGLVLSGGGARGAFHIGVLQALEEANIKPDIISGTSVGAIIGCLYSAGVSPATMLDTLLKTKWYDFFSIKYPKNGISDLKYVHEMLEQFIPINDFSSLHIPLYITATNLNSGKLEIFSSGEIYKRVVASCAVPLVFRPVEMNESFYLDGGILLNLPVQPIREFCDQIIAVNLMPIGVSTNDKLNGYFNLISRVLELSVDNHTTAQKKLTDILIETVEIAKYSRFDLKPTQELYDLGYATAKLALN
- the pyrR gene encoding bifunctional pyr operon transcriptional regulator/uracil phosphoribosyltransferase PyrR, whose product is MKKKLKILLNKEQLSRTIDRLCYQLIEHHNHFSDSCIIGIQNKGVLLAKRIQNRIEEIENIDNIPYGKLDITFFRDDFKTSDKIPNPSSTEINFLVENKRVILVDDVLYTGRTIQAALQALNHFGRPKSVELVVLVDRRFNRHLPIQADYVGLRVDALDEAYVRLEFEEEEGQDRVLIYDAGQVAV